A genomic stretch from Streptococcus oralis includes:
- the argS gene encoding arginine--tRNA ligase, whose protein sequence is MSTKKLIASELASVIDSLDQEAILNLLEQPKNSDMGDIAFPAFSLAKVERKAPQMIAAEIAEKINSQAFEKVVATGPYVNFFLDKAAISGAVIKEIIEKGSDYAQQTEGKEQNITIDLSSPNIAKPFSVGHLRSTVIGDALSNIFKKMGYNTIKINHLGDWGKQFGLLMVAYKKWGSKEAVEANPIDELLKLYVRINAEIENDPALDDEGRLWFKKLEDGDPEATQLWQWFRDESLVEFNRIYKLLNVEFDSLNGEAFYNDKMDEAVQILEEKGLLEESRGASIVNLDDVELPPAMIKKSDGATLYITRDIATAIYRARTYNFVKNVYAVGQEQSNHFKQLKAVLKKMGFDWSDDMIHVDFGLVTKNRQKLSTRKGNIILLEPTLQEAISRAKAQIEAKNPDLENKEQVAQAVGVGAVKFYDLKTDRRNGYDFDLEAMVSFEGETGPYIQYAYARIQSLLRKADFQPNAQANYSLNDAESWEIIKLLQDFARVIKRASVNYDPSLIAKYAISLAQAFNKYYAHTRILDESPERDSRLALSYATAVVLKEALRLLGVEAPEKM, encoded by the coding sequence ATGAGTACAAAAAAACTGATTGCTAGTGAATTGGCTAGCGTCATCGATAGCCTAGATCAAGAGGCTATTTTAAATTTACTAGAACAACCAAAAAACTCTGACATGGGAGATATCGCTTTTCCTGCTTTCTCACTTGCAAAAGTCGAACGCAAAGCCCCTCAAATGATTGCTGCTGAAATCGCTGAAAAAATCAACAGCCAAGCCTTTGAAAAAGTTGTTGCAACTGGCCCTTACGTCAACTTCTTCCTTGATAAAGCTGCCATTTCTGGAGCAGTTATCAAAGAGATCATCGAAAAAGGATCTGACTACGCTCAACAAACGGAAGGCAAAGAGCAAAATATCACGATTGACCTATCAAGTCCAAACATCGCAAAACCTTTCTCAGTAGGTCACTTACGTTCAACTGTTATCGGAGATGCTCTTTCTAATATCTTTAAGAAAATGGGCTACAACACTATTAAAATCAACCACCTTGGAGACTGGGGTAAACAGTTTGGTCTTCTCATGGTTGCTTATAAAAAATGGGGAAGTAAGGAAGCCGTAGAAGCTAATCCAATTGACGAATTGTTAAAATTGTACGTTCGCATCAATGCTGAAATCGAAAATGACCCAGCTCTTGATGATGAAGGACGTCTCTGGTTTAAAAAATTGGAAGATGGCGATCCAGAAGCGACTCAACTTTGGCAGTGGTTCCGTGACGAAAGTTTGGTTGAGTTCAACCGCATTTACAAACTGTTGAACGTTGAATTTGACAGCTTAAACGGGGAGGCCTTCTATAATGACAAGATGGACGAAGCCGTGCAAATCCTTGAAGAAAAAGGTTTGCTAGAAGAATCACGCGGAGCTAGCATTGTCAACCTCGATGATGTTGAACTTCCACCCGCTATGATTAAGAAATCTGACGGTGCAACTCTCTACATCACACGTGACATTGCAACAGCTATCTACCGTGCACGTACTTACAATTTTGTTAAAAATGTCTACGCAGTTGGTCAAGAGCAGTCTAACCACTTTAAACAGTTAAAAGCCGTCTTGAAAAAAATGGGATTTGACTGGAGCGATGATATGATTCACGTAGACTTCGGTTTGGTAACCAAGAATCGTCAAAAGCTCTCTACTCGTAAAGGAAATATCATCCTGCTCGAACCTACCCTTCAGGAAGCTATCAGCCGTGCCAAAGCACAAATCGAAGCGAAAAATCCTGACCTCGAAAACAAGGAACAGGTTGCCCAAGCTGTCGGAGTGGGAGCTGTTAAATTCTACGACCTCAAGACTGACCGCCGAAATGGTTACGACTTTGACCTCGAAGCTATGGTTTCCTTTGAAGGAGAAACTGGTCCATACATCCAATACGCTTACGCTCGTATTCAGTCTCTACTTAGAAAAGCAGACTTCCAACCAAATGCTCAAGCAAATTACAGTCTAAATGATGCTGAAAGCTGGGAAATTATCAAACTTCTCCAAGACTTTGCCCGTGTCATCAAACGCGCATCTGTTAACTATGATCCGTCGCTAATCGCTAAATACGCAATCAGCTTGGCTCAAGCTTTCAACAAATACTATGCTCACACTCGTATCTTGGATGAAAGTCCAGAGCGTGACAGCCGTCTAGCCCTCAGCTACGCAACAGCTGTTGTTCTCAAAGAAGCCCTTCGTTTGCTTGGAGTAGAAGCACCAGAGAAGATGTGA
- a CDS encoding NRAMP family divalent metal transporter, with protein sequence MSQVTSSHQSTWTSKLKAMGPGILMASAAVGGSHIVSSTQAGGSYGWSLLLLVILANVFKYPFFRFGAEYTADTGKTLVEGYAEKGKLYLWIFFILNVFSALVNTAGVAILCSAIIASAFPMIGLSITQWSLILVAVIWAMLLFGGYKLLDGMAKWIMSALTIATVLAVIIAAVKHPEYSSDFIEKTPWQMAALPFIVSLLGWMPAPIEISAINSLWSAEKKKTVNFNTEDALFDFNVGYIGTAILAVFFVALGALIQYPTGQAVEAASAKYISQFVGMYASVLGEWSRYLITFIAFLCIFGTVITVIDGYSRVNQASLQLLANQKEDNRKSLNIWMTITAIIGIVIIKFFAGQVSTMLRFAMIGSFLTTPFFALLNYVLVTGENKNLPSWLKLLAIAGLIFLFGFAIFFIYALAIGKAG encoded by the coding sequence ATGTCACAAGTTACTTCATCACACCAATCTACCTGGACAAGCAAGCTGAAAGCAATGGGACCCGGGATCCTAATGGCTTCCGCTGCAGTCGGAGGTTCTCACATCGTATCCTCCACTCAAGCCGGTGGTTCTTATGGATGGTCGCTGCTTCTCTTGGTCATCTTAGCCAATGTTTTTAAATATCCATTTTTCCGTTTTGGTGCCGAATATACTGCCGACACTGGTAAAACCCTGGTCGAAGGTTATGCCGAAAAAGGAAAACTCTATCTCTGGATTTTCTTTATTCTCAATGTCTTTTCTGCCTTGGTCAATACTGCCGGTGTTGCCATCCTTTGCTCAGCCATCATTGCTAGCGCCTTTCCAATGATTGGTCTTAGCATCACTCAATGGTCCCTTATCCTTGTTGCGGTCATTTGGGCTATGTTGCTCTTTGGAGGCTACAAACTATTGGACGGTATGGCAAAATGGATCATGTCTGCCTTGACTATTGCAACTGTTCTTGCCGTCATCATTGCTGCCGTTAAGCACCCAGAATACAGCTCTGATTTTATCGAGAAAACACCTTGGCAAATGGCAGCCCTACCCTTTATCGTTTCCCTTCTAGGCTGGATGCCTGCTCCTATTGAAATTTCAGCCATCAACTCACTTTGGTCAGCCGAAAAGAAAAAGACCGTTAACTTTAATACAGAGGATGCTCTGTTCGACTTTAACGTTGGGTACATTGGGACTGCTATCCTGGCTGTATTCTTTGTGGCACTAGGAGCACTGATTCAGTATCCTACAGGACAAGCGGTTGAAGCTGCTTCAGCCAAGTACATCTCGCAATTTGTGGGCATGTATGCCTCTGTCCTTGGCGAATGGTCTCGATATTTGATTACCTTTATCGCCTTTCTCTGTATCTTTGGGACAGTAATTACTGTTATCGATGGCTATTCACGTGTCAATCAGGCCTCCCTTCAACTCTTGGCAAATCAAAAAGAGGATAATCGTAAATCTTTGAACATCTGGATGACCATCACAGCTATCATTGGTATCGTCATCATCAAGTTCTTTGCCGGTCAAGTTTCAACCATGCTCCGCTTTGCCATGATTGGATCTTTTCTGACAACACCATTCTTTGCCCTTTTGAACTATGTGTTGGTGACAGGTGAAAATAAAAATCTTCCTTCTTGGCTAAAACTCCTCGCAATCGCAGGATTGATTTTCCTCTTTGGCTTTGCTATTTTCTTTATCTATGCACTTGCCATCGGAAAAGCAGGTTAG
- the nrdI gene encoding class Ib ribonucleoside-diphosphate reductase assembly flavoprotein NrdI, with the protein MKKISLVYISLSGNTESFVTRLKDYLLSQYEGIEVQKIHIKDLVKEGKDFFEMDHPYVAFLPTYLEGGNGVNNGDVEILTTPVGDFIAYGDNASKCFGVVGSGNRNFNNQYCLTAKQYSQRFGFPVLADFEMRGMLGDIKKVAAIIADLYGLGSES; encoded by the coding sequence ATGAAAAAAATATCCTTAGTGTATATCAGTTTGAGTGGGAATACAGAGAGTTTTGTAACCCGACTCAAGGACTATCTCCTGTCTCAGTACGAAGGGATTGAGGTACAAAAGATTCATATCAAGGATCTAGTCAAGGAAGGGAAAGATTTCTTTGAGATGGATCATCCTTATGTCGCCTTTTTACCAACTTATCTAGAAGGTGGAAATGGTGTCAATAACGGCGATGTTGAGATTTTAACGACTCCAGTGGGTGATTTTATCGCCTATGGAGACAATGCCAGTAAGTGTTTTGGTGTAGTGGGCTCTGGTAATCGCAATTTTAATAACCAGTACTGTCTGACTGCCAAGCAGTACAGCCAGCGCTTTGGTTTCCCGGTCCTAGCAGACTTTGAAATGCGTGGAATGCTGGGAGATATTAAAAAGGTCGCAGCGATTATCGCGGACTTATATGGATTGGGTTCAGAAAGTTAG
- a CDS encoding response regulator transcription factor: MYKVLLVDDEYMVTEGLKRLIPFEKWDMQVVATASHADDALDYVKKNPVDVVISDVNMPDKTGLEMIKEMKELLPDTYYILLSGYQEFEYVKKAMNLSVVDYLVKPVDKVELSHLLEKIARQLQEKVEQSQTLSQELDEEGFINFLAGKDSWWIGLSKEKQGSFTIPYYVLGQDWQIFISDQPLDGIVVTPFEAPYQQAFEKWKINAEKALFYGSVNLEKSESLFAYYEPIYRVIIQGNINQIIEELTLLEKVVLENTPRVAITKQLFTQFVMDVFHLFEHLKADDMTEIVKAIHAINSFKELVAYIKETLTKFFGQYRMNENVVSVLEVIGRDYQKELSLKDISKDLFINPVYLGQLIKRETNSTFAELLNKQRIKAAQQLLLSTNDSIEDVCYAVGYSNVGYFYKVFRKLCGKSPKAYRKQVESSL, encoded by the coding sequence ATGTATAAAGTTTTATTAGTAGACGACGAGTATATGGTGACAGAGGGGCTCAAGCGATTAATCCCTTTTGAAAAATGGGATATGCAAGTCGTCGCAACAGCTAGTCACGCAGATGATGCTTTGGACTACGTTAAGAAAAATCCAGTAGATGTGGTCATTTCCGATGTCAATATGCCAGATAAGACAGGGCTTGAGATGATTAAGGAAATGAAGGAGCTGCTTCCAGATACCTATTATATCTTGCTGTCAGGTTATCAGGAGTTTGAGTACGTCAAAAAAGCCATGAACCTTAGTGTCGTGGATTATCTGGTGAAGCCAGTGGATAAGGTGGAGTTGAGTCATCTATTAGAAAAAATTGCGAGACAGCTTCAGGAAAAGGTGGAGCAAAGCCAAACTCTCAGCCAAGAATTGGACGAAGAGGGCTTTATCAACTTCTTAGCGGGCAAAGACAGCTGGTGGATTGGTCTATCCAAGGAAAAGCAAGGCTCTTTCACTATTCCTTACTATGTTTTAGGTCAAGACTGGCAGATTTTTATCTCTGATCAACCACTGGATGGCATCGTCGTGACACCATTTGAAGCGCCCTACCAACAAGCCTTTGAAAAATGGAAGATCAACGCAGAAAAAGCCCTCTTTTACGGTTCTGTCAATCTAGAAAAATCCGAGAGTCTATTTGCTTATTACGAACCGATTTATCGCGTGATTATCCAAGGGAATATCAATCAAATCATCGAGGAATTAACCCTGCTGGAGAAGGTCGTTTTGGAGAATACTCCGCGCGTGGCCATCACCAAACAACTCTTTACTCAGTTTGTCATGGATGTCTTCCACTTGTTTGAGCATCTAAAAGCGGATGATATGACCGAGATTGTCAAAGCCATCCATGCTATTAACTCCTTTAAAGAATTGGTTGCCTACATCAAAGAAACCTTGACTAAGTTTTTTGGTCAGTACCGCATGAATGAAAATGTGGTGAGTGTTCTTGAAGTCATCGGGCGTGATTATCAGAAAGAGCTCTCGCTTAAGGATATCAGCAAGGATCTCTTTATCAATCCTGTCTACCTCGGTCAGTTAATCAAGCGAGAAACCAACTCAACCTTCGCAGAATTGCTCAACAAACAGCGGATTAAGGCAGCGCAACAGCTCTTGCTTTCAACCAATGATAGTATTGAAGATGTTTGCTATGCTGTTGGTTACAGCAATGTTGGATATTTCTACAAGGTTTTCCGTAAATTGTGCGGAAAATCACCAAAAGCTTACCGCAAACAAGTCGAAAGTTCCCTGTAA
- a CDS encoding sensor histidine kinase: MKNWRQNKMKPFWLHSLLRIYTLVMIVIIASFAVMLSYADWSSREKEAQRVAQRVTTRTVSEIEYYHRESTQLAQELVENRARIEGIYKYFSLSTSDYFYWLLQRKASPYVSVSLYEKIDDLYVRNDFVTGVAIVLQDYKEVFVSTREKRSGEKVLAEDFKPAANSFAIPVLDPNSDQSLGVIYISLSQDVLYQAIDNTRGLIPVAVTITSPFDTELFHIGENVVAERENWIVGLTSHGYQVQSAVPKDFVLTGTLTSSAVIVGLSVLFIIILYVTLRQTFSNYQRQVVDLVESIEVIAQGEEGLRIDTSEKDQELLLIAETTNDMLDRLEKNIHDIYQLELSQKDANMRALQAQINPHFMYNTLEFLRMYAVMESQDELADIIYEFSSLLRNNISDERETTLKQELEFCRKYSYLCMVRYPKSVAYGFKIAPELENMRVPKFTLQPLVENYFAHGIDHRRTDNVISIKVLKGQGFVEILVVDNGRGMTAEKLASLQEKLTQRSFEHEASYSGERQSIGIVNVHERFVLYFGDRYKISVESAEQEGVRYRITIQNE; this comes from the coding sequence ATGAAAAATTGGCGACAAAATAAAATGAAGCCGTTCTGGCTCCACTCGCTCTTGCGCATCTATACCTTGGTGATGATTGTCATCATTGCAAGCTTTGCGGTCATGCTCTCCTATGCTGACTGGAGTTCTCGTGAAAAAGAAGCTCAACGAGTAGCTCAACGTGTGACGACTCGGACAGTGAGTGAGATTGAATATTACCACAGAGAGTCGACTCAGCTAGCACAGGAACTGGTTGAAAATCGAGCACGGATTGAAGGGATCTACAAGTATTTTAGTCTGAGTACATCGGATTATTTTTACTGGCTGTTGCAACGTAAAGCGTCTCCCTATGTCTCAGTATCCTTGTATGAAAAGATTGATGATTTGTATGTAAGAAATGACTTTGTGACAGGTGTTGCAATTGTTTTGCAAGACTACAAGGAAGTCTTCGTTTCTACTAGAGAGAAACGTAGCGGGGAGAAAGTTCTTGCTGAGGATTTCAAACCAGCAGCCAATAGTTTTGCCATACCAGTACTTGATCCTAACTCCGATCAGTCTCTAGGTGTTATCTACATTTCTTTATCGCAGGATGTACTTTACCAAGCAATTGATAATACTCGCGGTCTGATTCCCGTGGCCGTGACGATCACCTCCCCTTTTGATACTGAATTGTTTCATATAGGGGAAAATGTAGTAGCTGAACGGGAAAATTGGATTGTAGGTTTGACATCACACGGCTATCAAGTCCAATCAGCAGTTCCTAAGGATTTTGTTCTTACTGGGACTTTAACTAGTTCCGCTGTCATTGTTGGTTTGAGTGTTCTCTTTATTATTATTTTATATGTGACCTTGAGGCAGACCTTCTCCAATTACCAAAGGCAGGTTGTGGATCTGGTCGAGTCTATCGAGGTTATTGCCCAAGGAGAAGAGGGACTTCGGATCGATACCTCTGAAAAAGATCAAGAATTGCTTCTCATTGCGGAAACCACCAATGATATGTTGGATCGCCTGGAAAAAAATATCCACGATATTTACCAGCTAGAGCTAAGTCAGAAAGATGCCAATATGAGGGCCTTACAAGCTCAAATCAATCCTCACTTCATGTACAATACCTTAGAGTTTCTGCGCATGTATGCCGTTATGGAAAGCCAAGATGAACTGGCGGATATTATCTATGAATTTAGCAGTTTACTACGCAATAATATCTCCGACGAGCGGGAAACGACGCTGAAGCAAGAATTAGAATTTTGTCGCAAATACAGCTATCTCTGTATGGTGCGTTATCCAAAGTCAGTTGCCTATGGTTTTAAGATCGCACCCGAATTAGAAAATATGAGGGTTCCCAAGTTTACGCTCCAACCATTGGTAGAAAACTACTTTGCCCACGGTATTGACCACCGCCGAACAGACAATGTGATCAGTATCAAGGTTTTGAAGGGCCAAGGTTTTGTTGAAATCCTAGTGGTAGACAATGGTCGCGGGATGACTGCTGAGAAATTAGCTAGCTTGCAAGAAAAACTAACTCAGAGAAGTTTTGAGCACGAGGCAAGCTATAGCGGAGAGCGACAATCAATTGGAATAGTCAATGTACACGAACGCTTTGTCCTCTATTTTGGGGATCGCTACAAAATCAGTGTCGAGTCAGCTGAGCAAGAAGGTGTTCGTTACCGTATTACTATTCAAAATGAATAG